Proteins co-encoded in one Cyprinus carpio isolate SPL01 chromosome B5, ASM1834038v1, whole genome shotgun sequence genomic window:
- the cdca5 gene encoding sororin, with amino-acid sequence MSNKTTRLPSRKSRDEIRKSNGKSPPRRRSCRLSANDENLASKVVAPPVAVKRSITVRKIAPRKTQALSDSNKENVERLSEVPTKLSRVLTSSPAVATVPETAVLSPILPPSSPSSHPKESEQDPVWSQKVRRSYSRLIMGDKSFESPKSHHAPSTSPNNRETLFGFARLQTPEVMRKAEVSRVAPLGSMSISLGSFNISAADDSTSNPPEIDPNIPGVCLVKKTTRRKRVQQIKMSELDILAAKMNAEFEEAESFELFVE; translated from the exons ATGAGCAACAAAACCACACGATTACCGTCCAGGAAAAGCCGCGATGAAATCAGAA AGTCAAATGGAAAGAGTCCACCACGAAGGAGGTCCTGCAGGTTGTCGGCAAATGATGAAAACCTGGCCTCTAAAGTTGTG GCACCACCTGTGGCTGTGAAACGGTCAATCACTGTTAGGAAAATAGCACCCAGGAAAACTCAG GCCCTGTCTGACAGTAACAAGGAGAATGTGGAAAGATTATCTGAAGTGCCAACAAAGCTGTCCAGAGTCTTGACATCGTCCCCAGCTGTGGCAACAGTGCCCGAGACAGCTGTCCTCTCGCCCATCCTGCCTCCTTCATCTCCATCTTCTCACCCCAAAGAATCTGAGCAGGACCCCGTTTGGTCCCAAAAAGTGCGACGCTCCTACAGTCGCTTGATCATGGGGGACAAGTCCTTTGAAAGCCCCAAATCCCATCATGCACCTTCCACTTCTCCCAACAACCGAGAGACCCTGTTTGGTTTTGCGAGGCTTCAGACACCAGAGGTGATGCGTAAAGCTGAGGTATCTAGAGTAGCTCCTCTGGGCTCTATGTCCATCTCGCTGGGTTCTTTCAACATCTCCGCTGCTGATGACAGCACGTCAAACCCACCAGAAATTGATCCAAACATCCCGGGTGTGTGCCTGGTAAAGAAGACAACCAGGCGGAAGCGCGTACAACAGATAAAG ATGTCAGAGTTGGACATTCTTGCTGCAAAGATGAATGCTGAGTTTGAGGAAGCCGAAAGTTTTGAACTGTTTGTTGAATGA